The following proteins are encoded in a genomic region of Amycolatopsis sulphurea:
- a CDS encoding sugar ABC transporter ATP-binding protein codes for MEGISKQFGGAIALDNASISLAPGRVLGLCGANGAGKSTLVRILAGAEQADSGRILVDGREVRIDSPRAATALGLSFVHQELNLVPKFSGLQNLALGYRSTRPLGIIDRRALRARADEVGEMLGYRITLDVPVERLPVAERWMVSLTRGLMRPANLVALDEPTASFTAEEAERLYRVIEQLTAAGVGILYISHRLDEVLQVTDQICVLRNGTVVGTYESDSLDVRALTHHIVGREVELLERRGPVGAPGERVRLSVRGLGRPPQIHGVDFDLREGEILGVAGLVGSGRTEIARLLVGADSATSGTMVLDGEPYRARTPHQAIRRGVCLVPEERRSQGLVLSGSIEDNLQMAAMGASRRMSAVYRPRAARRITKSLIHRFGIKSRSPRDPVHSLSGGNQQKVVLGKYVRSEPSVLILDEPTVGVDVGARADIYRIITELAGTGCSVLMISSDFDELAICHRVIVVRAGTVVGSVDGASATKSRLTELCFARFDEQEIT; via the coding sequence ATGGAGGGGATCTCCAAGCAGTTCGGCGGGGCGATCGCGCTCGACAACGCCTCCATCTCGCTTGCGCCGGGCAGGGTTCTCGGGTTGTGCGGGGCCAACGGTGCCGGCAAGTCGACCCTGGTGAGGATTCTGGCGGGAGCCGAGCAGGCGGACTCCGGCCGGATCCTGGTCGACGGACGGGAGGTCCGGATCGACAGCCCCCGCGCCGCCACGGCGCTGGGCCTGAGTTTCGTGCACCAGGAGCTGAATCTCGTGCCGAAGTTCTCCGGGCTGCAAAACCTGGCGCTGGGATACAGATCCACCCGGCCACTGGGAATCATCGATCGGCGGGCGCTGCGCGCGCGGGCCGACGAGGTCGGCGAAATGCTGGGTTATCGGATCACGCTCGACGTCCCCGTGGAACGACTCCCGGTTGCCGAGCGATGGATGGTGTCACTCACGCGCGGACTGATGCGGCCCGCGAACCTCGTGGCACTCGACGAACCCACCGCGTCATTTACTGCCGAGGAGGCGGAGCGCCTCTACCGGGTCATCGAGCAACTGACCGCAGCCGGCGTCGGCATCCTCTACATCTCGCACCGCCTGGACGAGGTACTCCAGGTAACCGACCAGATCTGTGTCCTCCGCAACGGGACGGTGGTCGGGACCTACGAGTCCGATTCACTCGACGTCCGGGCGTTGACTCACCACATCGTGGGTCGCGAGGTGGAGTTGCTCGAGCGCCGGGGCCCCGTGGGCGCGCCTGGCGAGCGGGTACGGCTGTCCGTTCGTGGACTCGGTCGACCACCCCAGATCCATGGCGTGGACTTCGACCTGCGTGAGGGCGAGATCCTCGGCGTCGCCGGCCTGGTCGGGTCCGGTCGAACCGAGATCGCTCGTCTGCTCGTGGGCGCCGACTCCGCGACGAGCGGAACGATGGTCCTCGACGGCGAGCCCTACCGGGCGCGCACACCGCACCAGGCCATCCGACGCGGGGTGTGCCTGGTGCCCGAGGAGAGGCGCAGCCAAGGCCTAGTCCTGTCCGGCAGCATCGAGGACAACCTTCAGATGGCCGCGATGGGGGCATCGCGACGCATGTCCGCGGTATACCGCCCCCGCGCGGCTCGGCGGATCACCAAGTCGCTGATCCATCGGTTCGGCATCAAGTCGCGGTCCCCCAGGGACCCTGTCCACTCGCTGAGCGGCGGCAACCAGCAGAAGGTCGTCCTCGGCAAGTATGTGCGAAGCGAACCCAGCGTGCTGATCCTCGATGAGCCGACGGTCGGCGTCGATGTCGGTGCCCGCGCGGACATCTATCGGATCATCACTGAGCTGGCCGGCACGGGTTGCTCGGTGCTGATGATCTCCAGCGACTTCGACGAGCTCGCGATCTGTCACCGCGTAATCGTGGTCCGGGCAGGCACGGTCGTCGGGTCAGTCGATGGCGCCAGTGCAACGAAGAGCCGACTCACTGAGCTCTGCTTCGCTCGGTTCGACGAACAGGAAATCACATGA
- a CDS encoding TetR/AcrR family transcriptional regulator, with the protein MPRPTTSRREDGSTTVPHREPPLTVRGARTRARLVAAARTVFERDGFLNARLADITTEAGTASGSFYTYFSSKEEIFQAVLEELQDEMLHPHVHDLVDADDPVSSIAASTHAYLESYQRNAKLMQLLEQVANVDDKFRELRKRRADAFARRNAQAIRDLQARGLADPKLNPILAAGSLSSMVARAAYTNWVLGEDWDLDELSDTLTQLWVNALKIQPTT; encoded by the coding sequence ATGCCACGGCCGACGACGTCTCGCCGAGAAGACGGGAGCACCACCGTGCCCCATCGCGAGCCTCCCCTCACGGTCCGTGGCGCCCGGACGAGGGCACGGCTTGTCGCGGCAGCACGGACGGTGTTCGAGCGTGACGGGTTCCTCAACGCGCGGCTTGCCGACATCACGACGGAGGCCGGCACCGCCTCGGGCTCGTTCTATACCTACTTCTCCAGCAAGGAGGAGATCTTTCAGGCCGTCTTGGAGGAATTGCAAGACGAGATGCTCCACCCCCACGTCCACGACTTGGTGGACGCGGACGATCCAGTGAGCAGCATCGCTGCCAGCACCCACGCCTATCTGGAGTCCTACCAGCGCAACGCGAAGCTCATGCAACTCCTGGAGCAGGTGGCCAACGTCGATGACAAATTCCGCGAGCTCCGGAAGCGGCGCGCGGACGCGTTCGCCCGCAGGAATGCGCAGGCGATCAGAGACCTGCAGGCACGAGGGCTGGCCGACCCGAAACTTAACCCGATCCTCGCCGCCGGGTCACTGTCGAGCATGGTTGCCCGGGCGGCTTATACGAACTGGGTGCTGGGCGAGGACTGGGACCTCGACGAGCTCTCCGACACCCTGACCCAGCTCTGGGTGAACGCCCTGAAGATCCAGCCCACGACCTGA
- a CDS encoding NADP-dependent oxidoreductase codes for MTTSKEIHLVRRPVGEPQQSDFKTVEATVPDGAGAGELLVRNTWMSVDPYMRGRMNDVKSYVAPFQLDAPLDGGAIGTVVASGVPGIPIGAEVLHDLGWREYALVPASTARVVDTSVAPAPAYLGVLGMPGLTAYTGLTRIAPVKEGDVVFISGAAGAVGLVAGTVARKMGASRVIGSAGGPEKVRRLVEEFGFDAAIDYREDSLRKALAEAAPAGIDVYFDNVGGDHLRAALSEIRDHGRIALCGAISQYNATEPMPGPDNLGLAIGRRVSLRGYIVSDHYDLYRQYVAQASAWLREGDLTDEHMVVDGIDHAVDAFRGLLSGANTGKMVVRL; via the coding sequence ATGACGACGAGCAAGGAGATCCACCTGGTGCGTCGGCCGGTGGGCGAACCGCAGCAAAGCGATTTCAAGACAGTCGAGGCCACAGTGCCCGACGGCGCCGGCGCCGGGGAACTCCTCGTCCGCAACACCTGGATGTCTGTCGATCCTTACATGCGAGGCCGCATGAACGACGTCAAGTCCTACGTCGCACCGTTTCAGCTGGACGCCCCCCTGGACGGCGGCGCGATCGGAACCGTGGTTGCGTCCGGGGTCCCTGGGATCCCGATCGGCGCCGAGGTTCTTCATGATCTCGGTTGGCGGGAGTACGCCCTCGTTCCAGCTTCGACCGCTCGCGTCGTCGACACGTCTGTCGCGCCGGCCCCCGCGTACCTCGGGGTGCTGGGCATGCCGGGCCTGACGGCATACACCGGGCTCACTCGGATCGCCCCCGTGAAGGAGGGCGACGTCGTGTTCATCTCCGGTGCCGCAGGTGCCGTCGGGCTGGTAGCCGGAACCGTGGCGCGCAAGATGGGCGCGTCGCGCGTCATCGGGTCGGCCGGAGGGCCGGAGAAGGTCAGGCGTCTCGTCGAGGAGTTCGGTTTCGACGCGGCGATCGACTATCGCGAGGACAGTTTGCGCAAGGCCCTTGCCGAAGCCGCGCCCGCCGGGATCGACGTCTACTTCGACAATGTCGGCGGTGACCACCTCCGTGCTGCTCTGTCGGAAATTCGCGACCACGGCCGGATCGCCTTGTGCGGCGCGATCTCCCAGTACAACGCCACCGAGCCGATGCCTGGGCCGGACAACCTCGGGCTCGCCATCGGGCGGCGCGTTTCGTTGCGCGGGTACATCGTGAGCGACCACTACGACCTGTACCGCCAGTACGTCGCGCAGGCTAGCGCGTGGCTGCGCGAAGGAGACCTGACCGACGAGCACATGGTGGTCGACGGCATCGACCATGCCGTCGACGCCTTCCGAGGACTGCTGTCAGGGGCCAACACGGGCAAGATGGTCGTCCGGCTCTGA
- a CDS encoding sugar ABC transporter substrate-binding protein: MKFRRIALGVALSALVAVTAACGGSSGAGKDGAYSIGIVQFSSSEETSETALRAYVGYAEGHGWKVTKVDPQGSVDKAISAMNDFTQKRVDVIVAAVFPSESLTAGIRAANAAGIPVISFAGGPAHGVVVDMDAGRPNGTEIAKLLVKDLHGTGNVLAFGNNQGPPCMGREAELMDTLKGTKIQVTRKEVPIPGHVEAATQFTQAWLAEHPAGSEPLAIFGCLDEASLGAISALRQARRDDVLVYGINGTSAALHAVEAGDMRADAFIDVTAAGITAAEQTPGVVEHGTNAEPNVIPIPAILVTHDTYHEFVKKHPEAVK; this comes from the coding sequence ATGAAGTTCCGGAGAATCGCACTTGGCGTAGCGCTGTCAGCGCTCGTCGCCGTGACGGCAGCCTGCGGGGGGTCGTCCGGCGCAGGCAAGGACGGCGCGTACTCGATCGGCATCGTCCAGTTCTCGTCCAGCGAAGAGACCAGTGAGACGGCGCTGCGGGCGTACGTCGGCTACGCCGAGGGCCACGGGTGGAAAGTCACCAAGGTGGACCCCCAAGGCTCGGTCGACAAGGCGATCAGCGCTATGAACGACTTCACTCAGAAGCGCGTCGACGTGATCGTGGCGGCCGTCTTCCCGAGCGAGTCGCTCACCGCCGGCATCCGCGCCGCAAACGCCGCGGGGATCCCCGTGATCTCGTTCGCCGGCGGACCGGCGCACGGCGTGGTGGTCGACATGGACGCCGGCCGGCCGAACGGCACCGAGATCGCCAAGCTCCTGGTGAAGGACCTCCACGGCACCGGCAACGTACTGGCGTTCGGCAACAACCAAGGACCGCCGTGCATGGGTCGCGAGGCGGAACTGATGGACACGCTCAAAGGCACCAAGATCCAGGTGACCCGCAAGGAAGTTCCGATCCCCGGACACGTCGAGGCGGCTACCCAGTTCACCCAGGCTTGGCTCGCCGAGCACCCGGCCGGCAGCGAACCCCTGGCGATCTTCGGTTGCTTGGACGAGGCATCCCTCGGCGCGATCAGCGCACTGCGCCAGGCCCGGCGCGACGACGTCCTCGTGTACGGCATCAACGGCACATCCGCAGCCTTGCACGCGGTCGAAGCCGGTGACATGCGTGCCGATGCGTTCATCGACGTCACCGCGGCCGGCATCACTGCGGCGGAGCAGACCCCTGGCGTCGTCGAGCACGGCACCAACGCGGAGCCCAACGTCATCCCCATCCCGGCCATCCTCGTCACCCACGACACCTACCACGAGTTCGTCAAGAAGCACCCGGAAGCGGTCAAGTGA
- a CDS encoding integrase core domain-containing protein — MPVAFTDFLAQQGLSASIGSVGDACDNALAGSIIGLFKTDVNRHASFAGLSEVEYAVMEWVGWYNNARLHSRLDYLTPAEYETACDTQHLPRRPALVWHRSRSLTRDGSRVPAKSV, encoded by the coding sequence ATGCCGGTAGCATTCACCGATTTCCTTGCACAGCAAGGACTATCAGCGTCCATCGGGTCGGTCGGCGACGCCTGCGACAACGCGCTGGCAGGGTCGATCATCGGGCTGTTCAAGACCGACGTCAACCGACACGCCTCATTTGCCGGTCTGTCCGAGGTGGAATACGCGGTCATGGAATGGGTCGGCTGGTACAACAACGCCCGCCTCCACTCCCGCCTGGACTACCTCACCCCGGCCGAGTACGAGACCGCCTGCGACACTCAACACCTGCCACGCCGACCGGCGCTGGTCTGGCACCGAAGCCGGTCCCTTACCCGTGACGGTTCCAGGGTCCCGGCAAAGTCGGTGTGA
- a CDS encoding ABC transporter permease yields MNTTTLNHGVAQPRSAFVWQCLARYGALMMLATLILAMSILEPGTFATGNNVVNILNQSALSAVIAMGLTFTLVTGEFDLSIGSTASLAGVVACTVIVKHDVSIPLAIAAGVAVGALIGLLNGLVVTVLGVNALVATLGVGTVAVGVNYAIAGGTPVTLSHPDAFLEISLGRFIGVPYPVYIMAGLALLAWLLLNRTVLGRSMQAAGGNATAAGLSGIRVGRVRVVGFVICGALAALTGVLLATRTGSAAVSAGDTYLLAAFAAAFFGSAVLRDGQFHIVGTVVGVVTVAVGFNAIALLGMETYWQYLFQGLVLIIGVGVGTVARRRAAK; encoded by the coding sequence ATGAACACCACGACGCTCAACCACGGCGTTGCACAACCCCGGTCCGCGTTCGTGTGGCAATGCCTCGCGAGATACGGCGCTCTCATGATGCTCGCCACGCTCATCCTCGCGATGTCGATACTCGAGCCCGGCACCTTCGCCACCGGGAACAACGTGGTCAACATCCTCAATCAGAGTGCGCTCTCGGCTGTCATCGCGATGGGGCTGACGTTCACGCTGGTCACCGGCGAGTTCGACCTGAGCATCGGCAGCACGGCCAGCCTCGCCGGCGTCGTCGCCTGCACCGTGATCGTGAAGCACGATGTCTCGATCCCCCTGGCGATCGCGGCGGGAGTCGCAGTCGGTGCCCTCATCGGCCTGCTCAACGGCCTCGTGGTCACCGTCCTTGGCGTCAACGCCCTGGTCGCCACGCTTGGTGTCGGCACCGTGGCCGTCGGCGTCAACTACGCCATCGCGGGCGGCACGCCCGTCACGCTGAGCCACCCGGACGCTTTCCTGGAGATCAGCCTCGGACGATTCATAGGCGTGCCTTACCCGGTTTACATCATGGCGGGCCTGGCCCTGCTGGCCTGGCTGCTCCTCAACCGGACCGTGCTGGGGCGGTCGATGCAGGCAGCGGGAGGCAACGCGACTGCCGCCGGCCTCTCCGGCATCCGGGTCGGCAGAGTCCGCGTCGTCGGATTCGTGATCTGCGGGGCCCTGGCGGCACTCACCGGCGTGTTGCTCGCGACGCGCACGGGAAGCGCCGCGGTCTCCGCAGGCGACACCTACCTGCTCGCCGCGTTCGCCGCCGCGTTCTTCGGTTCGGCGGTCCTCCGCGACGGGCAGTTCCACATCGTCGGCACCGTCGTCGGTGTCGTGACGGTAGCCGTCGGCTTCAACGCGATCGCGCTGCTGGGCATGGAGACCTACTGGCAGTACCTCTTCCAAGGCCTCGTGCTGATCATCGGCGTGGGCGTCGGCACCGTCGCCCGACGCAGGGCCGCGAAATGA
- a CDS encoding enoyl-CoA hydratase-related protein: MSKTAVTDHSNTVLAERRGGVLVLTLNRPDRLNAWNDALEDRYFAHLDEAEADPDVRAVVLTGAGRGFCAGADMEDLQVVSRVEINALPTRAAPRHRPMLFRKPLIAAINGAAAGLGLVEALYCDVRFATPTAKFTTAFARRGLIAEYGVAWILPRLVGQSRALDLLVSSRVVQGHEAASMGLVDRVVEQSELLDAAVGYAEQLATYCSPASMHAIKSQVLRGLNCDFKEAVADADRLMLESLRWPDVKEGVTSFLERRDPAFAGLAPL, translated from the coding sequence GTGTCGAAGACCGCGGTCACAGACCACAGCAATACCGTGCTCGCCGAGCGGCGAGGAGGCGTACTCGTGCTTACGCTGAATCGGCCCGATCGGCTGAATGCGTGGAACGACGCGCTCGAGGACCGCTACTTCGCGCACCTTGACGAAGCAGAAGCAGACCCTGACGTGCGCGCGGTCGTGCTCACCGGAGCGGGGCGCGGGTTCTGCGCCGGCGCGGACATGGAGGACCTCCAGGTCGTCAGCCGGGTCGAGATCAACGCTCTCCCCACGCGCGCCGCACCGCGGCACCGGCCGATGCTGTTCCGAAAGCCGCTGATCGCAGCGATCAACGGTGCGGCCGCGGGCCTTGGGCTCGTCGAGGCGCTCTACTGTGACGTGCGATTTGCAACACCTACGGCGAAGTTCACCACGGCCTTCGCTCGCCGTGGCCTGATCGCCGAGTACGGGGTCGCGTGGATCCTCCCCCGCCTGGTCGGTCAGAGCAGAGCACTCGACCTGCTTGTCTCCTCGCGCGTGGTGCAAGGGCATGAGGCAGCCTCGATGGGCCTTGTCGACCGGGTTGTCGAGCAGAGCGAGTTGCTCGATGCCGCCGTGGGCTACGCGGAGCAGCTCGCGACCTACTGCTCACCGGCGTCGATGCATGCCATCAAGAGCCAGGTTCTGCGCGGCCTCAATTGCGACTTCAAGGAAGCGGTCGCCGATGCGGATCGCCTCATGCTGGAATCGCTCCGATGGCCCGATGTCAAAGAGGGTGTGACGAGCTTCCTCGAGCGGCGCGACCCTGCATTCGCCGGCCTGGCCCCGCTCTGA
- a CDS encoding TIGR03084 family metal-binding protein, translated as MSVALEEILFDLEAEGNRLERLVAALSEDQWRTPTPADGWDVATQVAHLAWTDEAATAAAVDEQAWNEMLTSVLADVGGSVDAAALAGGRVEPAQLLVRWRRAREAVVAALRAHPTGKRMPWLGPSMSATSMATARFMETWAHSHDVHAALGVEFEVTDRIRHVAHLGIRTRNFAFSMHQIPPPDEEFRVELVAPSGHVWTYGPEDAAQRVIGSAYDFCLVVTQRMHRDDSDLVATGEDADRWLSLAQCFAGPPGAGRAAVMT; from the coding sequence GTGAGCGTCGCACTTGAGGAGATCCTGTTCGACCTCGAGGCCGAGGGAAACCGGCTGGAACGGCTTGTCGCCGCACTCTCGGAAGACCAGTGGCGGACCCCTACTCCGGCGGACGGCTGGGACGTGGCGACCCAGGTCGCCCACCTGGCCTGGACCGACGAGGCGGCCACGGCCGCGGCAGTGGATGAGCAGGCCTGGAACGAGATGTTGACGTCGGTCCTGGCCGACGTCGGCGGATCGGTCGACGCTGCCGCACTTGCCGGAGGCCGGGTCGAGCCGGCGCAACTCCTGGTGCGGTGGCGCCGGGCGCGTGAGGCCGTGGTCGCGGCGCTCCGCGCGCATCCGACCGGCAAACGCATGCCGTGGCTCGGACCATCGATGTCAGCTACCTCGATGGCGACCGCGCGGTTCATGGAAACCTGGGCGCACTCGCACGACGTGCACGCGGCGTTGGGCGTCGAGTTCGAGGTGACTGATCGCATCCGGCACGTGGCGCATCTCGGAATCCGCACCAGGAATTTCGCGTTCTCGATGCACCAGATCCCACCTCCCGACGAGGAGTTCCGGGTCGAGCTGGTGGCGCCGTCTGGCCACGTATGGACCTACGGTCCCGAGGACGCCGCACAGCGGGTGATCGGGTCGGCGTACGACTTCTGTCTGGTGGTCACGCAGCGGATGCACCGCGACGACTCCGACCTGGTGGCAACGGGCGAGGACGCCGACCGCTGGCTTTCCCTCGCTCAGTGCTTCGCCGGCCCGCCCGGCGCGGGGCGCGCCGCAGTCATGACCTAG